From the genome of Rhizobium sp. NXC24, one region includes:
- a CDS encoding fumarylacetoacetate hydrolase family protein produces MRLSTVKIAGRTTWGVVEGDRFLDTGVALASRYADLKSAVAAGLAGVAEAAASAPATPLSQIEWLPVIPNPDKILCVGLNYEMHRKETGRAEVENPTIFARYANSQIGHLGPIVRPKVSTELDFEGELAVIIGKSGRYITRDEAMGYVAGYACYNDGSVRDFQRHTHQFTPGKNFPDTGAFGPWMMTPDELGPLPDLRIQTRLNGTVVQDATFGQMIFDIAQQIEYCSSFTRLEPGDVIVSGTPGGVGAKRQPPLWMKPGDVVEVEVDRLGILSNPIVDELR; encoded by the coding sequence ATGAGACTGTCCACCGTCAAGATCGCCGGCCGCACGACCTGGGGCGTCGTGGAGGGCGATCGCTTCCTCGATACCGGCGTGGCTCTCGCATCGCGCTATGCCGATCTCAAATCGGCTGTGGCCGCCGGTCTTGCCGGCGTTGCCGAGGCAGCCGCTTCCGCCCCTGCCACGCCGCTTAGCCAAATCGAATGGCTGCCGGTCATTCCCAATCCCGACAAGATCCTCTGCGTCGGCTTGAACTATGAAATGCATCGCAAGGAGACGGGACGTGCGGAGGTGGAAAATCCGACGATCTTTGCTCGCTATGCCAATAGCCAGATAGGCCATCTCGGCCCGATCGTGCGTCCCAAGGTCTCGACGGAACTCGATTTCGAAGGCGAGCTGGCAGTCATTATCGGCAAGTCCGGCCGTTACATTACGCGCGATGAGGCCATGGGCTATGTCGCCGGCTATGCCTGCTACAACGATGGCAGCGTGCGCGACTTCCAGCGTCATACGCACCAGTTCACCCCGGGCAAAAACTTTCCCGACACCGGCGCTTTCGGGCCGTGGATGATGACGCCGGACGAGCTTGGTCCGCTGCCCGATCTTCGTATTCAGACGCGTCTCAATGGAACAGTCGTGCAGGACGCGACCTTCGGCCAGATGATTTTCGATATCGCCCAGCAGATTGAGTATTGCTCCAGTTTCACTCGGTTGGAGCCAGGCGACGTCATTGTCAGCGGCACGCCGGGCGGCGTTGGCGCCAAGCGCCAGCCGCCGTTGTGGATGAAGCCCGGAGATGTCGTCGAGGTGGAAGTCGACAGGCTCGGTATTCTCAGCAATCCGATCGTCGATGAGTTACGTTAG
- a CDS encoding MFS transporter, whose product MTKSTADTASNWRPFAVLILLFLFQTLNFFDKLVFGLSAVSIMKDLGISPQQFGLIGSSFFLLFSISGVLVGLFVIGRVPVKWILVILAAIWSIAQIPIYFTSSVTVLVACRILLGLGEGPGLPTALHACHNWFSPQKRSVPSAVVLQGISVGLLAGGPILTYVIVNYGWRSGFLFCGLIGVAWIIAWLLIGGEGPHAVAENEKARVVGEESPIPARKLWLDPTVIGVIIMSTMSYWIVGMSATWLPPFLQQGLGYSQTETGSIISAVYIFQSPLLLIGSWIAQRMLQKGVSKRTALGSASGYALLVSGLALIASVHVSGPLQLALIAIAFAAPSLTTIYGPITLGSVAPAVQRGRLIVVIYSANAVSALASNAVTGMIVQAAGPDHVAAGYANAMLFTAAILIIGAISAFALIFPDRTIERFGKMTRFTDQMQRV is encoded by the coding sequence ATGACCAAGTCAACCGCTGATACCGCCAGCAATTGGCGACCTTTTGCCGTCCTTATCCTTCTCTTTCTGTTCCAAACGCTGAACTTCTTCGACAAGCTCGTCTTCGGCCTTTCCGCCGTGTCGATCATGAAAGACCTCGGTATTTCGCCGCAGCAGTTCGGCCTGATCGGCAGCAGCTTCTTTCTCTTGTTCTCGATATCCGGCGTCCTCGTCGGCCTCTTCGTGATCGGCCGCGTTCCTGTCAAATGGATCCTTGTCATTCTTGCGGCAATCTGGTCGATCGCGCAGATCCCGATCTACTTCACCAGTTCGGTGACGGTTCTTGTCGCCTGCCGCATCCTGCTCGGCCTTGGAGAAGGACCTGGGCTGCCGACGGCATTGCATGCCTGCCACAACTGGTTCAGCCCGCAAAAGCGCAGCGTGCCGAGTGCCGTCGTGCTGCAGGGCATCAGCGTCGGCTTGCTCGCCGGCGGGCCGATCCTGACCTATGTGATCGTCAATTATGGCTGGCGTTCGGGCTTCCTTTTCTGCGGGCTGATCGGTGTCGCCTGGATCATCGCCTGGCTGCTCATCGGCGGCGAGGGACCGCATGCGGTCGCGGAGAATGAAAAAGCTCGCGTTGTTGGCGAAGAGTCCCCGATTCCGGCTCGCAAGCTCTGGCTCGACCCGACCGTGATCGGCGTCATCATCATGTCGACCATGTCTTACTGGATCGTCGGCATGTCGGCCACATGGCTGCCGCCCTTCCTGCAGCAGGGTCTCGGCTATTCGCAGACTGAGACCGGTTCGATCATCTCGGCTGTCTATATCTTTCAGTCGCCGCTGTTGCTCATCGGATCATGGATCGCGCAGCGGATGCTTCAGAAGGGTGTCAGCAAGCGTACCGCCCTCGGCAGCGCCTCGGGCTATGCATTGCTCGTCAGCGGCCTGGCGCTGATCGCCTCGGTTCATGTCAGCGGCCCGCTGCAACTGGCGCTGATCGCGATTGCTTTTGCCGCTCCGAGCCTGACGACCATCTACGGCCCAATCACACTCGGAAGCGTCGCGCCCGCCGTCCAGCGCGGCCGGCTGATCGTTGTGATCTATTCGGCAAACGCTGTCTCCGCGCTCGCATCCAACGCCGTCACCGGCATGATCGTGCAGGCCGCCGGACCCGATCATGTCGCCGCCGGCTATGCAAATGCCATGCTGTTCACCGCCGCAATCCTCATCATCGGCGCAATTTCCGCCTTCGCGCTGATCTTTCCGGATCGCACCATTGAGCGCTTCGGCAAGATGACGCGCTTCACCGATCAAATGCAGCGGGTGTGA
- a CDS encoding bifunctional 3-(3-hydroxy-phenyl)propionate/3-hydroxycinnamic acid hydroxylase — translation MKNDNDISNHYDVLVVGFGPAGAVAAGMLGARGHSTLVVDRLTGIYDKPRAIALDHEILRHFDNMGIADEVLPHIAPFTASQHFGAEGQLIRRIDMVPEPYPLGYTPSMVFTQPPVEAVLRRHAESFDCVTIELGTEMVALQSRSDEVVATLKNASGEYQTITAKYVTGCDGAWSRVRELSGMRLEDLVFDEPWLVVDVQVHEAALGNLPQTSAQFCNPARPTSYIMGPKNHRRWEIMLLPGEDPREMEKPENVWRLLSPWLTPDEGKLWRAAAYRFHALVADEWRRGRVMIAGDAAHQQPPFIGQGMCQGLRDVSNLVWRLDRILKGQSSEKLLDTYTVERKRHVRALTGKIKAIGQTICERDPAAAAARDARILAEGGGKPPVLTRQEIVPPIEEGLIAAEGTPARGLLFPQPVIVEGASARLLDTFTGPEWRLVLDGRRIRAGEGEALAEAIDGIVVKAVARQNDDAADPSALREKDGVLSAWFDRHGAVAALVRPDHYVFGAASNVETLRQQIADLRTRLA, via the coding sequence GTGAAGAACGACAACGATATTTCAAATCATTATGACGTGCTGGTGGTCGGGTTCGGCCCGGCGGGAGCCGTGGCTGCCGGCATGCTTGGCGCACGCGGCCATTCCACGCTCGTCGTCGATCGGCTGACCGGTATTTACGACAAGCCGCGCGCCATCGCGCTCGACCACGAAATTTTGCGCCATTTCGACAATATGGGCATTGCCGACGAAGTGCTTCCCCATATCGCACCATTCACGGCATCCCAGCACTTTGGCGCTGAAGGGCAGCTCATTCGCCGTATCGATATGGTGCCCGAGCCCTATCCGCTCGGCTATACCCCCAGCATGGTGTTTACCCAGCCTCCGGTCGAGGCCGTCTTGAGGCGTCATGCGGAGAGCTTCGACTGCGTGACGATAGAGCTTGGTACGGAAATGGTCGCTCTTCAGTCGCGGTCTGATGAGGTCGTCGCAACGCTTAAGAATGCCTCCGGCGAATATCAGACGATCACCGCAAAATACGTGACCGGCTGCGATGGTGCCTGGAGCCGCGTGCGAGAATTATCCGGAATGAGGCTCGAAGATCTCGTCTTCGACGAGCCGTGGCTCGTCGTCGATGTGCAGGTGCATGAGGCTGCACTTGGTAACTTGCCGCAGACTTCGGCCCAGTTCTGCAATCCGGCGCGTCCGACCAGCTACATCATGGGGCCGAAGAACCACCGCCGGTGGGAAATCATGCTTCTGCCAGGCGAAGACCCACGCGAGATGGAAAAGCCGGAGAATGTCTGGCGGCTGCTGTCGCCCTGGTTGACGCCGGACGAGGGTAAGCTTTGGCGCGCCGCCGCCTATCGCTTTCATGCGCTGGTCGCCGACGAATGGCGACGGGGCAGGGTAATGATTGCCGGTGATGCCGCGCACCAGCAGCCGCCCTTCATCGGCCAAGGCATGTGCCAGGGCCTGCGCGACGTCTCCAATCTCGTCTGGCGGCTTGATCGCATCCTGAAGGGGCAATCTTCCGAAAAGCTGCTGGACACTTACACGGTCGAGCGCAAGCGGCATGTGCGGGCGCTGACCGGCAAGATCAAGGCGATCGGCCAGACGATCTGTGAACGCGACCCGGCGGCAGCTGCCGCACGCGACGCACGCATTCTCGCGGAGGGCGGCGGCAAACCACCCGTCCTGACCCGTCAGGAAATCGTACCGCCGATCGAGGAAGGTCTGATCGCAGCGGAAGGCACACCGGCGCGAGGATTGCTATTCCCGCAGCCGGTAATCGTCGAAGGCGCTTCTGCGCGCCTGTTGGATACCTTTACCGGACCGGAATGGCGGCTTGTTCTCGACGGCCGTCGGATCAGGGCGGGAGAGGGAGAAGCCCTGGCCGAAGCGATCGACGGGATCGTTGTGAAAGCCGTTGCGCGTCAAAACGATGATGCAGCCGATCCGTCGGCGCTTCGTGAAAAGGACGGTGTGCTTTCGGCCTGGTTCGACCGCCATGGCGCGGTCGCCGCGCTGGTGCGCCCTGATCATTATGTTTTTGGCGCCGCCAGCAACGTCGAGACGCTTCGCCAGCAGATCGCCGATCTGCGTACTCGTCTCGCCTGA
- a CDS encoding VOC family protein, with the protein MTEFPVIALRSVELGTPDLAASVDFYTRVWGLDVVAGVGNKVFLAATGDDFHVLELKQSDRSELRKISFRVSTPEELRSLFAKTVTAGCAVLREIGPADAPSGGERFVIREPQGSVLEFVYGDHRKQGHVVPNRPGRLAHVNINSAQIEALSEFYRDVLGFRLTDRSKLMAFLRCNDDHHAVVLAEAPANGLNHVAFLMPDLESVMRGSGRVVDHGYPIGWGVGRHGPGDNVFAYFVDPHGVVIEYTAEVLQVDDSYRARGPEEWVWPPGRTDHWGIAPPKSDACKKAQISIGFSGA; encoded by the coding sequence ATGACCGAATTTCCTGTTATTGCTCTGCGCAGCGTGGAACTGGGTACGCCCGATCTTGCGGCGTCGGTCGATTTCTACACCCGCGTGTGGGGGCTGGATGTCGTTGCCGGGGTGGGGAACAAGGTTTTCCTAGCGGCAACGGGCGATGATTTTCATGTGCTGGAATTGAAGCAAAGCGACCGCTCGGAATTGCGCAAGATCAGCTTTCGCGTGAGTACGCCCGAAGAATTGAGATCGCTCTTCGCAAAAACAGTTACTGCAGGCTGCGCAGTCCTGCGCGAAATCGGGCCCGCCGATGCGCCCTCTGGCGGCGAGCGTTTCGTCATCCGCGAGCCACAAGGTTCGGTTCTGGAATTTGTGTACGGTGACCACCGCAAGCAAGGGCATGTGGTCCCCAATCGGCCCGGGCGGCTTGCCCATGTGAATATCAACAGCGCTCAGATCGAGGCGCTTTCGGAATTCTACCGCGATGTTCTTGGTTTCCGCTTGACCGACCGATCGAAGCTTATGGCCTTCCTGCGTTGCAACGACGACCATCATGCGGTCGTGCTGGCTGAAGCACCGGCAAATGGGCTGAATCATGTCGCCTTCCTGATGCCCGATCTCGAATCCGTCATGCGAGGCTCGGGCCGCGTCGTCGATCACGGCTATCCGATCGGCTGGGGCGTCGGCCGGCATGGGCCGGGCGACAACGTCTTCGCCTATTTTGTCGATCCGCATGGCGTGGTGATCGAATACACCGCGGAAGTCCTGCAGGTCGATGACAGCTACCGAGCCCGAGGTCCGGAGGAATGGGTCTGGCCGCCCGGTCGGACCGACCACTGGGGCATTGCGCCTCCAAAGAGCGACGCCTGCAAGAAGGCGCAGATTTCCATCGGATTTTCCGGCGCCTGA
- a CDS encoding amidohydrolase family protein, with translation MSGAEKGAPGAFSNGCTCRGIDDKPYRTVSDACWVAERRLEEMDRTGVRIQALSPMPELFGYWIETSAACDLVRHVNDSIAAIVTEGEGRFVGLGGVPLQDIDLAILELHRIVGELGFRGVEIGSNINGVTIGDPRFHPFFAEAEKFGAAVFVHAVRPTGMDRLFGPAPLQQVLGYPTDVGLAAASVITGGLLRKFPKLRIAFSHGGGTFASLLPRLEQGYSAFPALNETMPERPAEQVRRLYVDSLVFDADMLRRLVSIFGEERVLLGTDYPFNFRENEPVTRIEEAFADTGLRERLTFGNAQAFLALDEV, from the coding sequence ATGAGCGGAGCGGAAAAGGGAGCGCCGGGCGCCTTTTCGAACGGCTGCACCTGCCGTGGCATCGATGACAAGCCATACCGCACGGTCAGCGATGCCTGCTGGGTTGCTGAAAGACGGCTGGAGGAGATGGACAGGACCGGCGTTCGGATTCAGGCACTTTCGCCCATGCCGGAACTCTTCGGCTACTGGATCGAAACAAGCGCTGCCTGCGACCTGGTCCGACACGTCAATGATTCGATCGCCGCGATTGTTACCGAAGGAGAGGGGCGCTTCGTCGGACTTGGGGGTGTTCCCCTTCAGGATATCGATCTTGCCATCCTCGAATTGCATCGCATCGTCGGCGAACTCGGCTTTCGCGGTGTCGAGATCGGCAGCAACATCAATGGTGTCACGATCGGCGATCCGCGTTTTCATCCGTTCTTTGCGGAAGCCGAGAAGTTTGGCGCCGCCGTGTTCGTACATGCGGTGCGTCCGACCGGTATGGACAGGCTGTTTGGGCCGGCTCCGCTTCAGCAGGTGCTCGGCTACCCGACCGATGTCGGATTGGCAGCCGCATCCGTGATTACCGGCGGGCTACTTCGGAAATTCCCGAAACTGCGGATCGCCTTCAGTCATGGCGGTGGCACGTTCGCTTCGCTGCTGCCGCGGCTGGAGCAAGGTTATTCGGCTTTCCCGGCCCTCAATGAGACCATGCCGGAGAGGCCCGCGGAGCAGGTACGGCGGCTCTACGTGGACTCGCTGGTCTTCGATGCGGACATGCTGCGCCGCTTGGTTTCTATTTTCGGCGAGGAGCGCGTGCTGCTCGGCACCGACTATCCCTTTAATTTCCGCGAGAACGAGCCTGTTACTCGCATCGAGGAAGCGTTCGCAGATACAGGTTTGCGCGAGCGCCTGACATTTGGGAATGCGCAAGCCTTTCTGGCTCTGGATGAGGTTTGA
- a CDS encoding GntR family transcriptional regulator has product MNVNLLKKGAESPATLATSIYERLKADILSTRLEPGRKLQLRFLIEHYDAGQTPLREALNRLTTEDLVIGKEQRGFFVKPISLDELHELTKTRCWVEGLALRESMANATPEWEEALLVAHHRLERTPRSLNPDHFEDNPEWERFHRAFHALLIGGCGSKPLIGFCEQLADRLYRYRALSIRKAFRVRKVSDEHARILKAVLDRDTAEAERLLQQHYEKTAEIIRVDLEAETVSPDPRGRVA; this is encoded by the coding sequence ATGAACGTCAACCTGCTGAAGAAAGGGGCCGAAAGCCCCGCGACATTGGCAACCAGCATCTATGAGCGGCTGAAGGCCGACATCCTCTCAACGCGACTGGAGCCCGGCCGGAAGCTGCAATTGCGCTTTCTGATCGAGCATTACGATGCCGGCCAGACGCCATTGCGCGAGGCACTGAACCGCCTGACGACGGAGGATCTCGTCATTGGAAAGGAACAGCGCGGCTTCTTCGTGAAACCGATCAGTCTGGATGAATTACACGAACTGACGAAAACGCGTTGCTGGGTGGAGGGGCTGGCGCTGCGCGAATCCATGGCGAACGCAACGCCCGAGTGGGAGGAGGCGCTTCTGGTGGCGCATCACCGGCTGGAGCGCACTCCGCGCTCGCTCAATCCGGACCATTTTGAAGACAATCCGGAATGGGAAAGGTTCCATCGCGCCTTTCATGCGCTTCTCATTGGCGGCTGCGGATCGAAGCCTCTGATCGGCTTTTGCGAACAGCTTGCTGACCGGCTTTACCGCTATCGAGCCCTTTCAATTCGCAAGGCCTTTCGGGTCCGCAAGGTCAGCGACGAGCATGCTCGTATCCTGAAAGCCGTGCTTGATCGAGATACCGCTGAAGCTGAGCGGCTATTGCAGCAACATTATGAGAAGACGGCAGAGATCATCCGCGTTGATCTTGAAGCCGAAACAGTCAGCCCTGACCCGCGAGGCAGAGTAGCCTGA
- the nuoH gene encoding NADH-quinone oxidoreductase subunit NuoH — protein sequence MELIVALGLIIFKVAFLIAILLLLPLPLTWLERKIAGHMQQRMGPMRVGWHGLLQPMADGIKLFTKEDHIPAEADRFLFKLAPILALVPPFVVFVAIPFGETVSVLGTKITLYVSNMNVAILFVFAVIGIEVYGVIFGGWAANSKYAVLGSLRTCAQMISYEIPMGFSVIGVVMLAQSMSLLEIVRAQADVWNIVYQPIGFFVFFVAGLAEAQRIPFDLAEAEGDLGAGFHTEYSGIRFAFFMVSEYAIVLLVSVLVVILFLGGWNGILLPLPPLLWFLLKVAFVVYLFMWFRFTFPRYRYDQLMAIGWKVLLPLSIANIIISGIAFF from the coding sequence ATGGAACTTATTGTCGCCCTTGGCCTGATCATCTTCAAGGTCGCGTTTCTGATTGCGATCCTTTTACTGCTGCCCTTGCCGCTGACCTGGCTGGAACGCAAGATTGCCGGGCACATGCAGCAGCGGATGGGCCCGATGCGCGTGGGGTGGCACGGGCTGCTGCAGCCGATGGCGGATGGGATCAAGCTCTTCACCAAAGAGGACCATATCCCTGCCGAGGCCGATCGCTTCCTGTTCAAACTGGCGCCAATACTGGCACTTGTCCCACCCTTTGTGGTGTTCGTCGCGATCCCGTTCGGCGAAACCGTCTCGGTTCTCGGCACCAAGATCACGCTCTACGTCTCCAACATGAATGTGGCGATCCTGTTCGTATTCGCGGTGATCGGGATCGAGGTCTATGGCGTCATCTTCGGCGGCTGGGCCGCCAACAGCAAATATGCTGTCCTCGGCAGTCTCAGGACGTGCGCGCAGATGATCAGCTATGAGATCCCGATGGGGTTCTCGGTCATCGGCGTGGTGATGCTGGCGCAATCCATGAGTCTCCTTGAGATCGTGCGAGCGCAAGCCGATGTTTGGAACATCGTCTATCAACCGATCGGCTTCTTCGTGTTCTTCGTCGCCGGCCTGGCCGAAGCGCAGCGCATTCCCTTCGATTTGGCGGAAGCGGAAGGCGATCTAGGGGCCGGGTTCCATACCGAATACAGCGGCATCCGCTTTGCGTTCTTCATGGTCAGCGAATATGCCATCGTCTTGCTGGTGTCCGTCCTGGTGGTGATCCTATTCTTGGGCGGCTGGAACGGCATATTACTCCCCTTGCCGCCACTCCTCTGGTTTCTGCTCAAGGTCGCGTTCGTCGTCTATTTGTTTATGTGGTTCCGCTTCACTTTCCCCCGTTACCGCTATGATCAACTGATGGCGATCGGATGGAAAGTCTTGCTTCCTCTGTCGATCGCGAACATAATCATAAGTGGTATCGCTTTCTTTTAG
- a CDS encoding NADH-quinone oxidoreductase subunit I, with protein MSRAQDRLGTWIGWAFFADLAGGLALTFGYMFSRSVTMQYPDKEKWLPYSRYRGHHFLTRDDEGEIKCVACELCARICPCDCIEVVPYEDAKGNRHPAKFEIDTARCLFCGLCEDACPADAIALGQQYEFSSFSSRDLVIGREDLLGKPGKATTGGGVVAARLNAGQDVRVETNDPQGYNWWRNIRRT; from the coding sequence ATGTCGCGCGCACAGGACAGACTTGGAACATGGATCGGCTGGGCATTCTTCGCCGATCTGGCGGGCGGCTTGGCTTTGACCTTCGGCTACATGTTCTCCAGATCCGTAACCATGCAATATCCTGACAAGGAAAAATGGCTGCCCTACTCGCGTTATCGTGGGCACCACTTCCTGACGCGCGACGACGAGGGTGAGATCAAATGCGTGGCCTGCGAACTCTGCGCCCGGATTTGTCCCTGCGACTGCATCGAAGTCGTCCCCTACGAGGATGCGAAGGGCAATCGGCACCCGGCAAAATTCGAGATCGACACGGCCCGGTGCCTGTTTTGCGGGCTTTGCGAGGATGCCTGCCCCGCGGATGCGATCGCGCTTGGCCAGCAGTACGAATTCTCTAGTTTTTCCTCCCGTGACCTGGTGATCGGACGCGAGGATCTGCTCGGCAAGCCGGGCAAGGCGACAACCGGCGGCGGCGTGGTCGCTGCGCGCCTGAACGCCGGACAGGACGTTCGGGTCGAGACGAACGATCCGCAGGGTTACAACTGGTGGCGAAATATCCGGCGAACATGA
- a CDS encoding CBS domain-containing protein — MLVCQILKTKSPELISIRPDRPMLEVLRLFRENNIGFVVVGRKPGECLGTLSERDCCNAVAEYGTEAPMMRVADIMNRRVATCSTQDLLPFVMALMTKRRTRHVLVMEGGSPVGVVSIGDVVKHRLDESLRNEQALHDYIAGTGYH; from the coding sequence ATGCTTGTTTGCCAAATCTTGAAAACCAAATCGCCCGAGCTCATCTCGATCAGGCCAGATCGGCCCATGTTGGAGGTCCTGCGATTGTTTAGGGAAAACAACATCGGCTTCGTGGTCGTCGGCCGCAAACCGGGGGAATGCCTGGGTACGCTGTCGGAGCGGGACTGCTGCAATGCGGTGGCTGAATACGGAACCGAGGCTCCGATGATGCGGGTTGCCGACATCATGAACCGCAGGGTGGCGACCTGTTCGACACAGGATTTGCTGCCCTTTGTGATGGCGCTTATGACCAAACGACGCACGCGCCATGTGTTGGTCATGGAGGGCGGCAGCCCTGTCGGGGTGGTGAGCATCGGCGACGTGGTCAAGCACCGGCTCGATGAATCGCTGCGCAACGAGCAGGCACTGCATGATTATATTGCCGGAACCGGTTATCACTGA